Proteins encoded within one genomic window of Candidatus Binatota bacterium:
- a CDS encoding RluA family pseudouridine synthase, giving the protein MTIRRAIVGPDSQGRRLDRIVADLTGCGRRRARKLIEEGCVQVDDHWAAASSLPTVGAQISIEQSSEEVAPSEPAGMRIVWSNDAVLVMNKPAGVHSHRGLHSPCAADYTAAAFPETVGLGASDNENGIVHRLDCFTSGLLIAARNENAYKELRQRFASELVTRRYLALVMGQLEHPQIVEQALVRTARKVRAAREEETGLTARSQVRALENGRDWALLLVESTTGAPHQVRAHLSSLGLPLLGDTEYGGKPARFRKGQLLHAVGLSLHSEAGTRPVSFRAAAPGDFLLELASLRKRT; this is encoded by the coding sequence ATGACTATACGCCGGGCCATCGTCGGTCCCGATTCACAGGGACGCAGGCTCGATAGGATAGTGGCCGATCTCACCGGTTGTGGGCGCAGGCGGGCGCGTAAGCTCATAGAGGAAGGCTGCGTACAGGTCGACGACCACTGGGCAGCGGCATCGAGTCTGCCCACCGTCGGAGCGCAGATCAGCATCGAACAGAGCAGTGAGGAGGTAGCACCATCCGAGCCAGCAGGGATGCGGATAGTCTGGAGTAACGACGCCGTTCTGGTGATGAACAAGCCAGCCGGTGTGCATTCACACAGGGGCTTACACAGCCCTTGTGCCGCTGATTACACGGCCGCGGCTTTTCCTGAAACCGTAGGCCTCGGGGCGAGCGACAATGAGAACGGAATCGTTCACCGACTGGACTGTTTTACGTCGGGATTGCTGATCGCCGCAAGAAACGAAAACGCCTACAAGGAGCTGCGACAACGCTTTGCCAGCGAGTTGGTCACGCGGCGCTACCTCGCCCTCGTGATGGGCCAGCTGGAGCACCCGCAGATAGTCGAACAAGCCCTGGTACGAACAGCCCGCAAAGTTCGCGCAGCCAGAGAAGAAGAAACCGGTTTAACGGCCCGTTCGCAGGTCAGGGCACTGGAGAACGGCCGTGACTGGGCGTTGCTGCTTGTAGAATCCACTACCGGGGCACCCCACCAGGTGCGCGCCCACTTGAGCTCGCTGGGACTGCCGCTGCTGGGGGACACTGAATATGGTGGCAAGCCGGCGCGTTTTCGCAAGGGCCAGCTGCTACACGCCGTCGGCCTTTCGCTGCACAGCGAAGCGGGCACGCGGCCCGTGTCTTTCCGCGCAGCAGCGCCCGGGGACTTCCTCCTGGAGCTAGCGAGCCTGAGAAAGAGAACCTGA
- a CDS encoding mannose-1-phosphate guanylyltransferase: MAKKTTAGKDRYVIIVAGGVGSRFWPLSRRKRPKQVLALAGSSSMLEETAARVRGLVEDENVLVVTSETLASGVRKLLPWMPARNVLAEPVGRNTAAAVGWAALEVARRNENGVMLVLPADHLIEQRKEFLADMRQGLALAFHLRRLVTFGITPSGPATGYGYLKAGKTLAGGLGGRQVAAFYEKPKLARARRYVANKNYFWNSGMFAWRADVLLEEIAEHLPVLGNALGRLDRERSRGRVSKAALARIYPGLPSISVDYGIMEHSDKVAMVPASFDWSDVGSWDVAGESWPEDAHGNRSRDDIVSVDSSGNMVYSEGKMVALVGVDDLVVVDSGDALLVCRKDRSQDVREVVTILEKTGVKRLL, translated from the coding sequence ATGGCAAAAAAAACAACAGCTGGGAAAGATAGGTACGTGATCATCGTCGCGGGTGGTGTTGGCTCGCGTTTCTGGCCCCTGAGTCGGCGCAAGCGCCCCAAGCAGGTGCTGGCGCTCGCAGGCTCGAGTAGTATGCTCGAAGAAACAGCGGCCCGGGTACGGGGCCTTGTTGAAGATGAAAACGTTCTCGTGGTCACCAGCGAGACCCTGGCCAGCGGCGTACGAAAGCTCCTGCCGTGGATGCCGGCGCGCAATGTCCTGGCCGAACCCGTGGGCCGCAACACAGCGGCAGCCGTGGGCTGGGCGGCGCTTGAAGTCGCTCGTCGCAACGAGAACGGCGTCATGCTGGTCCTGCCCGCCGACCACCTTATCGAACAACGAAAAGAATTCCTGGCTGACATGAGGCAAGGCCTGGCGTTGGCTTTTCACCTGCGCAGATTGGTAACATTCGGGATAACGCCCAGTGGACCGGCCACTGGATATGGTTACCTGAAGGCAGGCAAAACGCTCGCGGGCGGCCTCGGGGGCAGGCAAGTAGCAGCGTTCTATGAGAAACCGAAGCTGGCACGAGCTCGGCGTTACGTCGCCAACAAAAATTACTTCTGGAACAGCGGCATGTTTGCCTGGCGAGCCGACGTACTGCTCGAGGAAATCGCCGAGCATTTGCCGGTACTGGGAAATGCCCTCGGTCGCTTGGACAGGGAACGCAGCCGCGGCCGGGTATCCAAGGCCGCCCTTGCTCGAATATACCCCGGTCTGCCTTCGATTTCGGTCGATTACGGGATAATGGAGCACTCTGACAAGGTCGCCATGGTGCCGGCGAGTTTTGACTGGAGCGATGTCGGTAGCTGGGATGTCGCGGGTGAATCCTGGCCCGAAGACGCTCACGGCAACAGGTCTCGAGATGACATTGTCAGCGTCGATTCCAGCGGCAACATGGTTTATTCTGAGGGCAAGATGGTGGCACTTGTTGGTGTAGATGACCTCGTGGTGGTGGACAGCGGCGATGCCCTGTTGGTATGTCGCAAGGATCGTAGCCAGGACGTTCGAGAGGTGGTAACCATACTTGAGAAGACCGGGGTAAAGAGATTGCTCTAG